In a genomic window of Elusimicrobiota bacterium:
- a CDS encoding divalent-cation tolerance protein CutA, with protein MDSIKYCVVLSTVPDAKAAEEIASGLVQEKLAACVSEVPQVSSHYMWEGKLRKEVEILLVIKTKTGLMGELLQYIRKKHPAKVPEIIALPITGGSKPYLEWLGAGTRMARQSEEGFRAL; from the coding sequence ATGGACAGCATAAAGTACTGCGTCGTTTTATCCACGGTTCCCGACGCCAAGGCCGCCGAGGAGATCGCCTCGGGCTTGGTCCAGGAGAAGCTCGCGGCCTGCGTGAGCGAGGTGCCGCAGGTCAGCTCCCATTACATGTGGGAGGGAAAGCTCCGCAAGGAGGTTGAAATACTCCTGGTAATCAAGACCAAGACCGGGCTCATGGGGGAGCTTCTTCAATACATCAGGAAGAAGCACCCCGCCAAGGTCCCCGAGATCATAGCGCTCCCGATCACGGGCGGCTCCAAGCCCTACCTGGAGTGGCTGGGCGCTGGCACCCGCATGGCGCGTCAATCCGAGGAAGGCTTCCGGGCCCTATGA
- the maf gene encoding septum formation protein Maf: MGGLLKLILASASPQRRKLLKKLGLVFKVVPSCVSERSAEKNPRKLVQLLALRKAKSVARDHPDDWVLGADTIVVCRGQILLKPKNLSDARRILGLLNGRWHKVYTGFALVRKTEKRSIARSVASSVRARRLGEPELLRLAGKHMDKAGAYAVQDHEDPFIAEIRGDFDNVVGLPVAAVGRAIEDALDLAA, from the coding sequence GTGGGGGGACTACTGAAGCTGATCCTGGCCTCCGCTTCTCCTCAGCGCCGCAAGCTCTTGAAGAAGCTCGGACTTGTCTTCAAGGTCGTGCCGAGCTGTGTCTCGGAGCGCTCCGCCGAAAAAAATCCGAGAAAACTGGTCCAACTCCTGGCCCTGCGCAAGGCCAAAAGCGTGGCCCGGGACCACCCCGACGATTGGGTTCTGGGGGCAGACACCATAGTGGTATGCCGCGGACAAATTCTGCTCAAGCCCAAGAATCTCTCGGACGCCCGGCGCATCCTGGGCCTCCTGAATGGCCGTTGGCACAAGGTCTACACGGGATTCGCCCTGGTCCGAAAGACAGAGAAAAGGTCCATCGCGCGCTCCGTGGCAAGCTCGGTGCGCGCACGCAGGCTCGGCGAGCCCGAGCTTCTGCGCCTGGCCGGCAAGCATATGGACAAGGCCGGGGCCTACGCGGTCCAAGATCATGAAGATCCCTTCATCGCCGAGATCCGGGGGGATTTCGACAACGTGGTCGGCCTTCCGGTGGCGGCCGTGGGGCGAGCCATTGAGGACGCGCTCGACCTCGCGGCCTAG
- a CDS encoding HAMP domain-containing histidine kinase has product MSLSHRLALVFSLFGFAIAGGFLYNHIRLIRRESYARVVNMAEVTSTAVKTLVEEQAGTGRFGQIGRNLQEMIRQAGIAAIVITDRKGRRLVGRFDDRRWLSREPHPGVAVDQVTDGIYDVAKAVRLGPRGMGTLYVGFHTRDLEDRLNDLAGIAVRLAVMAFLAITLSAWLIGTWFGLRIERLVPRIEALPKDPAGFRPIRGASGTDEVSRLLAAFNRLGDSLKSETLRRQELESEKAELAAMLVHDLKTPLTVIHSGITLLEEQQGAEAFLKAASGQAEAPARKAGGRASASQQRTFELLKMSTSRLRRMVEDVLQLARLEEVAGLRERVPVDLSEMARACAKDFQLIAADHGQKLHLRLPKEPVPPVMGDPALLRRVLDNLLNNAVEHTPSGLSIALAVELEPGAVRVSVSDSGPGIPHEARASIFRKFFQKEVKRHVGNVGLGLAFCEKAVLRHEGTIGIEDAPSKGACFYFRLPAAQPELL; this is encoded by the coding sequence ATGAGCCTCAGCCATCGCCTGGCCTTGGTTTTCTCCCTTTTCGGGTTCGCCATTGCCGGGGGCTTTCTTTACAACCACATCCGGCTCATCCGCCGGGAGTCCTACGCCCGGGTCGTCAACATGGCGGAGGTCACCTCGACGGCCGTGAAGACCCTGGTGGAGGAGCAGGCCGGCACGGGGCGCTTCGGCCAGATCGGGCGCAATCTCCAGGAGATGATCCGCCAGGCCGGCATCGCCGCCATCGTGATAACGGATCGAAAGGGGAGGCGCCTGGTGGGCCGCTTCGACGACAGGCGCTGGCTTTCCCGCGAGCCCCATCCCGGGGTGGCCGTGGATCAGGTCACGGACGGCATTTATGACGTGGCCAAGGCCGTCCGCTTGGGTCCCCGCGGCATGGGGACGCTTTACGTGGGCTTTCACACCAGAGACTTGGAGGATCGGCTCAACGACTTGGCGGGGATCGCCGTGCGCTTGGCCGTGATGGCTTTTTTAGCGATCACCTTGTCAGCGTGGCTCATAGGGACCTGGTTCGGGCTTCGCATCGAGCGGCTGGTGCCGCGCATCGAGGCTTTGCCCAAGGACCCGGCGGGTTTTCGCCCCATCAGGGGAGCTTCGGGAACCGACGAGGTTTCGAGGCTCCTGGCGGCTTTTAATCGCCTCGGGGACTCACTCAAGAGCGAGACCTTGCGCCGCCAGGAGCTCGAGAGCGAGAAGGCGGAGCTGGCCGCGATGCTCGTGCACGACTTAAAAACCCCTCTTACCGTGATCCATTCCGGGATCACCTTGCTCGAGGAGCAGCAGGGGGCGGAAGCCTTCTTGAAGGCGGCTTCGGGGCAGGCGGAGGCCCCAGCGCGCAAGGCCGGGGGCCGCGCCAGCGCCAGCCAGCAGCGTACCTTTGAACTCCTCAAGATGTCCACCAGCCGCCTGCGCCGCATGGTGGAGGACGTGCTCCAGCTCGCCAGGCTCGAAGAGGTGGCCGGACTTCGCGAGAGGGTTCCGGTGGATTTATCGGAGATGGCCAGGGCCTGCGCCAAGGATTTCCAGCTCATCGCGGCCGACCACGGACAAAAGCTCCATCTAAGGCTTCCCAAGGAGCCCGTGCCACCCGTGATGGGCGATCCGGCCCTCCTGCGCCGGGTATTGGACAACCTTCTCAACAACGCGGTGGAGCACACCCCGAGCGGGCTCTCCATCGCGCTCGCAGTCGAGCTCGAGCCCGGTGCTGTGCGCGTGAGCGTCAGCGACTCGGGGCCGGGAATCCCTCACGAGGCGCGGGCCTCGATTTTCCGCAAGTTCTTCCAAAAGGAGGTCAAGCGCCACGTGGGCAACGTCGGGTTGGGGCTGGCTTTCTGCGAGAAGGCGGTTTTGCGCCACGAGGGGACGATCGGGATCGAGGACGCCCCCTCCAAGGGGGCCTGCTTCTACTTCAGGCTGCCGGCGGCCCAGCCGGAGCTGCTTTAG
- a CDS encoding SDR family oxidoreductase, with the protein MKLAGKTVLVTGAAKRVGRALVLAAAQKGARLAVHYRGSKAAARELVWRLRAMGREAEAFQAELSDAAACRRLIEKAARRFGGLHVLINNASLYEKNAFGRTSLKDWDSHLDVNLRAPFFLSQAAAAVMLGQKEGKIINIADWAGVRPYADYIPYCVSKAGLLCLNTALAKALAPHVQVNAILPGPVLLPENSGEAFRKAVVEATPLRRLGSPEDVARAALFLIEEDFITGASLPVDGGRLIA; encoded by the coding sequence GTGAAGCTGGCGGGCAAGACCGTGCTCGTCACCGGAGCCGCCAAGCGCGTGGGACGGGCCCTGGTCCTGGCCGCGGCGCAAAAAGGCGCGCGCCTGGCCGTGCACTACCGAGGCTCCAAGGCCGCGGCCCGGGAGCTCGTTTGGCGCCTGCGCGCCATGGGCCGCGAGGCGGAGGCATTCCAGGCCGAACTCTCGGACGCCGCGGCCTGCCGGCGCCTCATCGAGAAAGCGGCCAGGAGATTCGGCGGGCTCCATGTCCTTATCAACAACGCCTCGCTCTATGAAAAAAACGCCTTCGGCCGAACCAGCCTCAAGGACTGGGACTCGCACCTCGACGTGAACCTGCGAGCACCCTTCTTTCTTTCCCAGGCCGCGGCCGCGGTCATGCTCGGCCAGAAGGAGGGGAAAATCATCAACATCGCCGATTGGGCCGGCGTCAGGCCCTACGCGGACTACATTCCCTACTGCGTCTCCAAGGCCGGGCTCCTATGCTTGAACACAGCGCTCGCCAAGGCCCTAGCACCCCATGTCCAGGTCAACGCCATCCTGCCCGGCCCGGTCCTTCTTCCCGAAAACAGCGGCGAGGCTTTCCGCAAGGCCGTGGTCGAGGCCACGCCCTTGAGGCGCCTGGGGTCCCCCGAGGACGTGGCCCGAGCCGCGCTGTTTTTGATCGAGGAGGATTTCATCACCGGCGCCTCTCTGCCGGTGGATGGGGGGAGGCTCATCGCCTAA
- a CDS encoding 6-carboxytetrahydropterin synthase, producing MYTVTRVIHFCYGHRLLGYDGKCRHPHGHNGRIEVTIQREKLDGLGMVMDFEEIKENIQKWVDTELDHKMLLHEKDPLAGILRKLGEPVVTMPENPTAENIARLVYDHATGKKLPVLSVRLWETVNSYAEYGKSPQQPRES from the coding sequence ATGTACACGGTCACGCGCGTCATCCACTTCTGCTACGGACACCGCCTCCTTGGCTACGATGGCAAATGCCGCCACCCCCACGGCCACAACGGGCGCATCGAGGTCACGATCCAAAGGGAAAAGCTCGACGGCCTCGGCATGGTCATGGACTTCGAGGAGATCAAGGAGAATATCCAGAAGTGGGTGGACACCGAGCTCGACCACAAGATGCTCCTCCACGAGAAGGATCCCTTGGCCGGGATTTTGAGGAAGCTCGGCGAACCCGTGGTCACCATGCCAGAAAACCCCACCGCCGAGAACATCGCGCGCCTTGTCTACGATCACGCGACCGGGAAGAAGCTGCCCGTCCTATCGGTGCGCCTGTGGGAGACCGTCAATTCCTACGCCGAGTACGGCAAATCTCCACAACAACCTCGCGAGTCTTAG
- the folB gene encoding dihydroneopterin aldolase: MKIDMGKDRIWLNGIECRVHLGVPDQERKRRQKILIDVGLELDISQSAAGDDFTKTVDYWGLEKAVRAEAESRERRLLETVAEDVARLVLSRERLAQGVWVRARKKPAVMPKTREVVVEICRTRRRN; encoded by the coding sequence TTGAAAATAGACATGGGAAAGGATCGGATTTGGCTCAACGGCATCGAATGCCGGGTTCATTTAGGGGTGCCGGACCAGGAACGCAAGCGCCGGCAGAAGATACTGATTGATGTCGGCTTGGAGCTCGATATTTCGCAAAGCGCGGCCGGAGACGACTTCACCAAAACCGTGGATTACTGGGGCTTGGAGAAGGCGGTTCGGGCCGAGGCCGAGAGCCGCGAGAGAAGGCTTCTGGAGACTGTGGCCGAGGACGTGGCGCGCCTGGTCTTAAGCCGAGAGAGGCTCGCGCAGGGGGTTTGGGTTCGGGCCCGCAAGAAACCGGCCGTCATGCCTAAGACTCGCGAGGTTGTTGTGGAGATTTGCCGTACTCGGCGTAGGAATTGA
- the trxB gene encoding thioredoxin-disulfide reductase, whose amino-acid sequence MANSRTVVIIGSGAAAYTAGIYSARANLSPLIFGGVALGGQLMITSDVENFPGFPEPILGPELMERMKKQCERLDVEIIQEYVSGADLSKRPFLLETTEGKQASAEALIIATGANAKLMGIESEARLMGHGVSACATCDGFFFKGKEVFVVGGGDTAMEEATFLTKFASKVTVVHRRDKLRASKIMQERALKNPKIGFVWDSVVTEVLGNGSVDGVRLKNLKSGKESEASCQGLFVAIGHSPTTDFLKGQLKLDAAGYIVTDGRARTSVEGVFAAGDVMDSRYRQAVTAAGSGCMAALEAERFLAEHE is encoded by the coding sequence ATGGCTAATTCAAGAACAGTTGTCATTATAGGGTCAGGGGCCGCGGCTTACACGGCGGGGATATATTCGGCCCGGGCCAACTTGAGCCCCCTGATCTTCGGCGGCGTGGCTTTAGGCGGCCAGCTCATGATCACCTCGGACGTGGAGAATTTCCCTGGATTTCCCGAGCCCATCCTGGGCCCCGAGCTCATGGAGCGCATGAAGAAGCAGTGCGAAAGGTTGGACGTCGAAATCATCCAAGAATACGTTTCTGGCGCGGATCTTTCCAAACGGCCTTTCTTGCTTGAAACCACGGAGGGCAAGCAAGCCTCGGCCGAGGCCTTGATCATAGCCACCGGCGCCAACGCCAAGCTCATGGGCATCGAGTCCGAGGCCCGGCTCATGGGCCACGGGGTCTCGGCCTGCGCCACCTGCGACGGCTTCTTCTTCAAGGGCAAGGAGGTCTTCGTGGTGGGCGGGGGCGACACCGCCATGGAGGAGGCCACCTTCCTCACCAAGTTCGCGAGCAAGGTCACCGTGGTCCACCGCCGGGACAAGCTGCGCGCCTCCAAGATCATGCAGGAGCGGGCCTTGAAGAACCCCAAGATCGGCTTTGTCTGGGACTCGGTCGTGACCGAGGTTCTCGGCAACGGCTCGGTGGACGGCGTCAGGCTCAAGAATTTGAAGAGCGGCAAGGAAAGCGAGGCTTCCTGCCAGGGCCTGTTCGTGGCCATCGGCCACTCTCCCACCACGGATTTTCTCAAGGGCCAGCTCAAGCTGGACGCCGCCGGCTATATCGTCACGGATGGCCGCGCCCGGACCTCGGTCGAGGGGGTGTTCGCGGCGGGCGACGTCATGGACTCTCGCTACCGCCAGGCCGTCACGGCCGCGGGCTCTGGCTGCATGGCGGCCCTCGAGGCGGAAAGGTTCCTCGCCGAGCATGAGTGA
- the lipA gene encoding lipoyl synthase: MSEALAAKSGLPSWLKVKLPGGENFNRIKGVSARRNLHTVCEEARCPNIGECWAAGTATFMVLGNSCTRGCRFCSVSAAAAPAAPDPDEPRNLAATLADMRLEYVVLTTVCRDDLPDQGSAHLAACVRAAKKRCPGMLVEILLQDFRGEAEPLKTVLNAGPDVVAHNLETVERLTPQVRDAKAGYRQSLGVLENSRKLRPNSPTKSSLMLGLGETQEELVSAFKDLRSAGVDILTLGQYLRPTASPRHLPVAGFIPPERFEEYGALAREMGFLYVASGPFVRSSYRAGELFLKGLLEKSHAS; the protein is encoded by the coding sequence ATGAGTGAGGCGCTCGCGGCCAAAAGCGGCCTTCCTTCCTGGCTCAAGGTCAAGCTCCCGGGCGGGGAGAATTTCAACCGGATCAAGGGCGTCTCCGCCCGCCGCAACCTCCACACCGTCTGCGAGGAGGCCCGCTGCCCCAACATCGGGGAATGCTGGGCAGCGGGAACCGCCACCTTCATGGTCCTGGGGAACTCGTGCACCAGGGGCTGCCGCTTCTGCTCCGTCAGCGCGGCCGCGGCCCCCGCAGCGCCCGACCCCGACGAGCCCCGGAACCTGGCCGCGACCTTGGCCGATATGCGGCTTGAGTACGTCGTGCTGACCACCGTCTGCCGGGACGACCTCCCCGATCAAGGCTCCGCGCACCTGGCGGCCTGCGTGCGCGCCGCCAAGAAGCGCTGTCCGGGAATGCTCGTGGAAATTCTCCTCCAGGACTTCCGCGGCGAGGCCGAGCCCTTGAAGACCGTCCTCAACGCGGGGCCGGACGTGGTCGCCCACAATCTGGAGACAGTCGAGCGCCTGACGCCGCAAGTGCGCGACGCCAAGGCCGGCTACCGCCAGTCCCTCGGGGTATTGGAGAACTCCCGCAAGCTGCGGCCGAATTCCCCGACGAAATCCTCCCTGATGCTGGGCCTCGGAGAGACCCAAGAAGAACTTGTGTCCGCTTTTAAGGACCTGCGCTCCGCGGGAGTCGACATCTTGACCCTCGGGCAGTACTTGAGGCCCACCGCCTCGCCGCGGCACCTGCCGGTGGCCGGGTTCATACCTCCGGAACGCTTCGAGGAGTACGGGGCCCTGGCCCGGGAGATGGGCTTTCTCTACGTGGCCTCCGGCCCCTTCGTGCGCTCCTCCTATCGGGCCGGGGAGCTTTTTCTCAAGGGTCTTTTGGAAAAAAGCCATGCCTCTTGA
- the pdhA gene encoding pyruvate dehydrogenase (acetyl-transferring) E1 component subunit alpha, whose protein sequence is MPLETIDRGRIERLEILSPAGIADASLAAVIPAERILEMYRKMVEIRLFDERAVKLQRQGRLGTYPQILGQEATQIVPPLCLRSKDWLLPTYRGQGSYYARGMELRYSLLYWAGDDRGTRFPEENNDMMFAIPVGAHLTWAAGLAWAEKLKKQDGVALAYLGDGTTSKGDFHEALTFAGQFKLPVIYLIENNHWAISVPREKQAASPTLAQKAWGYGARGLVVDGNDCLAVYKAVSDAVAAARAGLGPTVLECETYRMGHHTTADDASRYRSASELEAWKRKDPVARLRRYLALQGLWNDADEAKLLEEAQAMIQREIEAYESFPAPNPLNMFSDNYESAPWPLIEQRRELAELLELKKAHEPVFELPPAEGRFP, encoded by the coding sequence ATGCCTCTTGAGACGATAGACCGCGGCCGCATCGAGCGCCTCGAGATTTTGAGCCCGGCCGGGATCGCCGACGCCTCCTTGGCGGCGGTGATCCCGGCCGAGAGGATTCTTGAGATGTACCGCAAGATGGTCGAGATCCGCCTCTTCGACGAGCGCGCGGTCAAGCTCCAGCGCCAAGGGCGGCTGGGCACCTACCCGCAGATTTTGGGGCAGGAAGCCACCCAAATCGTGCCGCCCCTCTGCCTGAGATCCAAGGACTGGCTCCTGCCCACCTACCGCGGCCAGGGCAGCTATTACGCGCGCGGCATGGAGCTTCGCTACTCCCTCCTGTACTGGGCGGGAGACGACCGGGGAACGAGGTTCCCGGAAGAGAACAACGACATGATGTTCGCCATCCCGGTGGGCGCCCACCTCACCTGGGCCGCGGGCCTGGCCTGGGCCGAAAAGCTCAAGAAGCAAGATGGCGTGGCCTTGGCCTACCTCGGCGACGGCACGACTTCCAAGGGCGACTTCCATGAGGCCCTGACCTTCGCCGGGCAGTTCAAGCTGCCCGTCATTTATCTCATCGAGAACAACCATTGGGCGATCTCGGTGCCGCGCGAAAAGCAGGCCGCCAGCCCCACCTTGGCCCAGAAGGCTTGGGGCTACGGCGCGCGCGGGCTCGTGGTAGACGGAAACGACTGCCTCGCCGTCTACAAGGCCGTGAGCGATGCCGTGGCCGCGGCGAGAGCGGGTCTCGGGCCCACGGTCCTCGAGTGCGAGACCTACCGCATGGGCCACCACACCACGGCCGATGACGCCTCGCGTTACCGCTCGGCCTCGGAGCTCGAGGCTTGGAAGAGAAAAGACCCCGTGGCCAGGCTCAGGCGCTACCTGGCCTTGCAGGGGCTTTGGAACGACGCCGATGAAGCCAAGCTCTTGGAAGAAGCCCAGGCCATGATCCAACGGGAGATAGAGGCCTACGAATCCTTCCCCGCGCCCAATCCCTTGAACATGTTCTCCGACAATTACGAGAGCGCCCCGTGGCCGCTCATCGAGCAGCGCCGGGAGCTTGCGGAGCTCCTCGAGCTCAAGAAGGCCCACGAGCCCGTCTTTGAGCTGCCGCCCGCGGAGGGGCGCTTCCCGTGA
- a CDS encoding alpha-ketoacid dehydrogenase subunit beta: MTEMNLVQALNLGLSQAMEADPSVMILGEDVGLNGGVFRATEGLFQKFGPERVVDTPLAEIGILGASMGLAMNGMRPVCEIQFDGFLPSVLDQVVCHLGRMRNRTRGRYSLPLVLRAPHGGLIHAPEHHSEAPEAYFCHTPGIKVICPSTPQDAKGLIQAAINDPDPVVFFEPKALYRAARGPVPHEPYEVPIGKARVAREGGDLTFISWGAMVETCLAAAERLGQEGISAEVLDLRTLAPLDLEAILASAEKTGRVVIAHEAPNAGSWAAEISALIHERALLKLQAPVRRVGSWDIRMPLFRLEKYYIPDADRVVEAAKKTLSF, encoded by the coding sequence GTGACGGAGATGAACCTCGTCCAGGCCCTGAACCTGGGCTTAAGCCAAGCCATGGAGGCCGACCCCTCGGTCATGATCCTGGGGGAAGACGTGGGCTTGAACGGCGGGGTTTTCCGCGCCACCGAGGGGCTTTTCCAGAAATTCGGCCCGGAGCGTGTGGTGGACACGCCCCTGGCCGAGATCGGGATTCTGGGCGCCTCCATGGGCCTGGCCATGAACGGGATGCGCCCGGTCTGCGAGATCCAATTCGACGGTTTCCTGCCCTCGGTGCTCGACCAGGTGGTCTGCCATTTGGGGCGCATGCGCAACAGGACCCGCGGCCGCTATAGCCTGCCCTTGGTCCTGAGGGCACCCCACGGCGGCCTCATCCACGCCCCCGAGCACCACTCGGAAGCGCCGGAGGCTTATTTCTGCCACACCCCTGGGATCAAGGTAATCTGTCCTTCCACGCCCCAGGACGCCAAGGGCCTGATCCAAGCCGCCATCAACGACCCTGACCCCGTGGTCTTCTTCGAGCCCAAGGCCCTCTATAGGGCCGCTCGGGGGCCGGTGCCCCATGAGCCCTACGAGGTTCCTATCGGCAAAGCCCGGGTCGCCAGAGAGGGCGGAGACCTCACTTTCATTTCTTGGGGCGCGATGGTCGAGACCTGCCTCGCGGCCGCCGAGCGCCTCGGCCAGGAGGGAATCTCAGCCGAGGTCCTCGACCTGCGCACCTTGGCGCCCTTGGACCTGGAGGCGATCTTGGCCAGCGCCGAGAAGACCGGCCGCGTCGTGATCGCCCACGAGGCCCCCAACGCGGGCTCCTGGGCGGCCGAGATCAGCGCTCTCATCCATGAGCGCGCCCTCTTGAAGCTCCAGGCCCCGGTCCGGCGCGTGGGCTCCTGGGACATACGCATGCCGCTTTTCCGGCTCGAAAAATACTACATTCCCGACGCCGACCGCGTCGTGGAAGCCGCGAAGAAAACCTTGTCTTTCTGA
- a CDS encoding 2-oxo acid dehydrogenase subunit E2 — protein sequence MIYEFKLPDIGEGLTEGEVVKWHVKEGDAVKENQPLCNVLTDKAEVEIPSPKSGKVVKLMAQAGQKVKVKESLVAFEVDASESKPQAGTAAAAQTPSSPAAPSAGAAAVSATPAVRKLAADLKADLSKIAGTGPAGRITQEDVRKASGGGAATAAEERLPFIGIRRRTAEKMAQSSRTVAHVTHMDEADFTALAALREELKAQAGQKGVKLTYLPFILRALVKTLKEFPNFNAVLDEAGGHIIRKRYYNVGIATSAEQGLVVPVLKGVDGKDLWTLAGEINALAEKVRAGKVEVSELQGGTFTVTNIGPIGGLFATPIVNHPEVAILGVMKIQKRPAVRDGQIAARDMGNLVLSFDHRVIDGAEAAQFMNMLVKHLENPRTLL from the coding sequence ATGATTTACGAATTCAAGCTCCCGGACATCGGAGAAGGCCTCACCGAGGGAGAGGTCGTCAAATGGCACGTCAAGGAGGGGGACGCGGTCAAGGAGAACCAGCCCCTCTGCAACGTCCTCACCGACAAGGCCGAGGTGGAGATCCCCAGCCCCAAGAGCGGCAAGGTCGTCAAGCTCATGGCCCAGGCCGGCCAGAAGGTCAAGGTCAAGGAAAGCTTGGTTGCCTTTGAGGTGGATGCAAGCGAGTCAAAGCCTCAGGCCGGCACGGCTGCCGCCGCGCAGACTCCCAGCTCACCGGCCGCGCCCTCCGCGGGGGCCGCGGCCGTCAGCGCTACTCCCGCCGTGCGCAAGCTCGCCGCCGACCTCAAGGCGGACCTCTCCAAAATCGCCGGGACCGGCCCCGCAGGACGGATCACGCAAGAGGATGTGAGAAAGGCCAGCGGCGGCGGCGCGGCAACGGCAGCCGAGGAGCGGCTGCCGTTCATCGGCATCCGGCGCCGCACAGCCGAAAAAATGGCCCAGAGCTCGCGCACCGTGGCCCATGTCACCCACATGGACGAGGCGGACTTCACGGCACTGGCCGCCCTCCGCGAGGAGCTCAAGGCCCAGGCCGGGCAGAAAGGCGTGAAGCTCACCTACCTCCCCTTCATCCTGAGGGCCCTCGTGAAGACCTTGAAGGAGTTCCCGAACTTCAACGCGGTCCTGGACGAGGCCGGCGGGCACATCATCCGCAAACGCTACTACAACGTCGGGATCGCCACCTCGGCCGAGCAGGGCCTGGTCGTTCCCGTTCTCAAGGGCGTGGACGGCAAGGACCTTTGGACTTTGGCCGGGGAGATCAACGCTTTGGCCGAGAAGGTGCGGGCCGGGAAGGTCGAGGTCTCCGAGCTCCAGGGAGGGACCTTCACCGTGACCAATATCGGCCCCATCGGAGGCCTGTTCGCGACCCCCATCGTCAACCACCCGGAGGTCGCGATCCTGGGCGTCATGAAAATCCAGAAGCGCCCGGCGGTCCGCGACGGGCAGATCGCCGCCCGGGACATGGGGAACCTCGTGCTTTCCTTCGACCACCGCGTCATCGACGGGGCCGAGGCAGCGCAGTTCATGAACATGCTCGTCAAGCATCTGGAAAATCCGCGGACCCTCCTCTAA
- the lpdA gene encoding dihydrolipoyl dehydrogenase — protein MALETDVLVIGAGPGGYVGAIKLGKLGKKVLLVDKDKLGGECLNYGCIPSKALIHSAGQLHKAKKAQGLGLEAGELRMDWAKVQAWKSGLVSGFNRGIAGLAKGNGVNVMSGTARLTGPHEAEITQPSGTEAVRFEKALIVTGSRPVSLPGFEFDGKSILSSKEALELSQAPARLAVIGGGVIGLEIGTFFAKLGSQVSVVEFMPQLLPGIEPDFLMPVSRQLERLGVKVYLKSKAKGWKEANNALSVTIETPEGEKTLEADKILLSVGRAPVTKDLGLEAAGVATDPKGHIKVNERYQTSAETIYAAGDVVGPPYLAHKASREGILAALAICGFSAEERGAIPWAVFTDPEIACVGETESEAKARGATVLVGRFPFSASGRAQAVREPEGFVKVVAEAQSHKILGAGIVGPNASDLIGEACLAVRLGATVEDVASAIHPHPTLSESFQEAAEACLGQAIHILAPKA, from the coding sequence ATGGCCCTCGAAACCGACGTTCTCGTCATCGGCGCAGGCCCGGGCGGCTATGTCGGCGCCATCAAGCTCGGCAAGCTCGGCAAAAAAGTCCTCCTCGTGGACAAGGACAAGCTCGGGGGGGAATGCCTCAACTACGGCTGCATCCCCTCCAAGGCCCTCATCCATTCCGCGGGCCAGCTCCACAAGGCCAAGAAGGCCCAGGGCCTCGGCCTGGAGGCCGGCGAGCTCCGCATGGATTGGGCCAAGGTCCAAGCCTGGAAAAGCGGGCTCGTCTCTGGCTTTAACCGGGGGATCGCAGGCTTGGCCAAGGGCAACGGCGTCAACGTCATGAGCGGGACCGCGCGCTTGACCGGCCCCCACGAGGCGGAAATCACCCAGCCCTCCGGGACCGAGGCCGTGCGCTTCGAGAAGGCCCTCATCGTGACCGGCTCCCGGCCCGTGTCCCTGCCGGGCTTCGAGTTCGACGGCAAGAGCATACTCAGCTCCAAGGAGGCCTTGGAGCTCTCCCAGGCCCCGGCAAGGCTCGCGGTGATCGGAGGAGGGGTGATCGGGCTTGAGATCGGCACCTTCTTCGCCAAACTGGGCTCCCAGGTGAGCGTGGTCGAGTTCATGCCCCAGCTCCTCCCCGGCATAGAGCCCGACTTCCTCATGCCGGTGAGCCGCCAGCTCGAGAGGCTCGGCGTGAAGGTATACCTCAAATCCAAGGCCAAGGGCTGGAAAGAGGCAAACAACGCCTTGTCCGTGACCATAGAGACCCCCGAGGGCGAGAAAACCCTCGAGGCCGATAAGATTCTGTTAAGCGTGGGCCGGGCTCCCGTCACCAAGGATTTGGGCCTGGAGGCCGCGGGGGTCGCCACCGACCCCAAGGGGCACATCAAGGTCAACGAGAGATACCAGACGAGCGCCGAGACGATTTACGCGGCCGGCGACGTGGTGGGCCCCCCGTATCTCGCGCACAAGGCCTCGCGGGAGGGGATTTTGGCGGCCCTGGCCATTTGCGGCTTCTCCGCGGAGGAGCGCGGCGCGATTCCCTGGGCCGTCTTCACCGATCCCGAGATCGCCTGCGTCGGCGAAACCGAAAGCGAGGCCAAGGCCCGAGGGGCCACAGTCCTGGTCGGGAGATTCCCCTTCTCGGCCTCCGGACGCGCCCAGGCCGTGCGCGAGCCCGAGGGCTTCGTCAAGGTCGTGGCGGAGGCCCAGTCCCACAAGATACTGGGGGCCGGCATCGTGGGGCCCAACGCCTCGGACCTGATCGGGGAGGCGTGCCTGGCCGTGAGGCTCGGCGCGACCGTCGAGGACGTGGCCTCGGCCATCCATCCCCATCCGACCTTGAGCGAGTCCTTCCAGGAGGCCGCCGAGGCCTGCCTCGGCCAAGCCATCCACATCCTAGCGCCCAAGGCCTAA